The Medicago truncatula cultivar Jemalong A17 chromosome 4, MtrunA17r5.0-ANR, whole genome shotgun sequence genome includes a region encoding these proteins:
- the LOC11422915 gene encoding uncharacterized protein — protein sequence MLPRSAAVVIVLLIIGSVIGVAAVVDCKPHRIVVDTDVATDDLFALLYLLKLNTSEFQLEAVTINANTWSSAGHVVNQIYDLLYMMGRDDIAVGVGGEGGILPNGTILPNVGGYLPIIDQGMTTTGGCRYRQTIPIGLGGRLDVDANYGIRKAFLPQGKRKYTPLEQPTAQQVLIEKVSAGPTTLFMMGAHTNVAIFLMNNPHLKKNVEHIYIMGGGVRSSNPTGCCPKNASSCVPQQCGDRGNLFTDFNTNPYAEYNIFGDPFAAYQVIHSGLPITLVPIDASNTIPITKEFFEAFEKSQDTYETQYCFKSLKITRDTWFDDEFYSSYFMWDSFMAGIAVSIMSKSNNHKGENEFAEMEYMNITVIASNKPYGISDGSNPLFNGLKVPKFNLEKGGVLSGHIQQGLRDPYCFVKNGKGKCQDGYTKEVRGEDSVRVLVATKAKPNQDVGSSLDREYFINFLNVLKQPQQAGRYNFTTQFPCYKKVTYKPDIHNKRLGKPVLFDMDMSAGDFLALFYLLKVPVQVIDLKAIIVSPTGWADAATIDIVYDILHMMGRDDIPVGLGDVFAMNQEDPILPVVGDCKYVKAIPHGSGGYLDSDTLYGLARHLPRSPRRYTGEKSVKFGAPRDTDHLELRQPLAMEVWESVLQTMKPGSNITVLTNGPLTNLAKVVSMTNISSRIKEVYVVGGHISRNTEDKGNVFSVPSNQYAEFNMFLDPLAAKTVFESEVNITLIPLSIQRRVSLFATFIGRLHGTRKTPEVAFSKRLLSSLYHLKQIHDRYHHMDTFLGEILGAVVLAEKASSLKPKFEVKHIKVLASGIESTDGKMVVDEKNGKLVRILSNVEEKAYYNLYANKLGDQYQSAKVGSFDEQTTKWRHPHDDEPSKEKCAQFHGYN from the exons ATGCTGCCGAGGTCTGCAGCTGTAGTAATAGTGTTGTTGATTATAGGAAGTGTGATAGGAGTAGCAGCTGTAGTCGACTGCAAGCCTCATCGGATTGTTGTTGATACAGATGTTGCTACCGACGATTTATTTGCTCTACTCTACCTTCTCAAGCTCAATACTTCAGAGTTTCAATTAGAG GCAGTGACCATCAATGCCAATACATGGAGTAGTGCAGGTCATGTTGTTAACCAAATTTATGACTTACTTTACATGATGGGGAGAGATGATATTGCTGTTGGAGTTGGAGGAGAGGGTGGAATACTACCAAATGGTACCATACTCCCAAATGTTGGTGGATATCTTCCAATTATAGATCag GGAATGACAACAACAGGAGGATGTAGATACAGGCAGACCATTCCTATAGGGCTTGGAGGACGTTTAGATGTCGATGCAAACTACGGTATCAGGAAAGCTTTCCTACCACAG GGAAAAAGGAAATATACACCACTAGAGCAACCAACTGCTCAACAAGTGTTGATTGAAAAAGTGTCTGCAGGTCCCACAACTTTGTTTATGATGGGAGCTCATACAAATGTTGCAATTTTCCTAATGAATAATCCACACCTTAAGAAAAATGTggaacatatttatataatgggTGGAGGTGTAAGATCAAGCAATCCAACTGGTTGTTGTCCCAAAAATGCTTCATCTTGTGTGCCTCAGCAGTGTGGTGACCGTGGAAATTTGTTTACAGATTTTAATACTAACCCTTATGCAGAATACAACATCTTTGGAGACCCTTTTGCAGCATACCAG GTGATTCATTCTGGACTTCCTATCACCCTTGTTCCTATTGATGCATCAAACACAATCCCTATCACTAAGGAATTCTTTGAAGCATTTGAAAAGAGTCAAGACACATATGAGACACAATATTGTTTCAAATCCTTGAAAATAACTCGTGATACTTGGTTTGATGATGAATTCTATTCG AGTTATTTCATGTGGGACTCTTTCATGGCTGGTATAGCCGTGTCCATCATGAGTAAATCCAATAACCATAAAGGAGAAAATGAATTTGCTGAAATGGAGTATATGAACATTACTGTAATTGCCTCAAATAAACCATATGGGATATCAGATGGCTCCAATCCATTATTTAATGGCCTAAAAGTTCCTAAGTTCAATCTTGAAAAAGGTGGTGTCCTTAGTGGTCATATTCAACAAGGACTCAGAGATCCTTATTGCTTTGTGAAGAACGGCAAAGGAAAATGTCAG GATGGTTACACAAAAGAGGTACGTGGTGAAGACTCGGTGAGGGTACTTGTTGCTACAAAAGCAAAGCCTAACCAAGATGTTGGAAGTTCGCTTGACAGGGAAtatttcataaactttttaaAT GTTCTCAAGCAACCACAACAAGCAGGGAGGTACAACTTCACCACACAGTTTCCATGCTACAAAAAAGTAACTTACAAACCAGACATTCATAATAAAAGATTAGGAAAACCTGTTTTGTTTGACATGGACATGAGTGCAGGAGATTTTCTAGCTCTATTTTACCTTCTTAAAGTGCCTGTTCAAGTAATCGACCTAAAG GCAATCATTGTGAGTCCTACTGGATGGGCAGATGCAGCAACAATAGACATAGTTTATGACATACTTCACATGATGGGTCGTGACGATATACCAGTTGGTCTAGGAGATGTTTTTGCAATGAATCAGGAAGATCCAATACTCCCAGTCGTTGGAGATTGCAAGTATGTTAAAGCCATTCCTCATGGGAGTGGGGGGTACCTCGATTCTGACACTCTTTATGGTCTGGCTCGACATCTACCTCGCAGCCCGAGAAG GTATACCGGAGAAAAATCTGTGAAGTTTGGTGCCCCACGGGATACAGATCATCTTGAACTTAGACAACCACTAGCTATGGAAGTTTGGGAGTCTGTATTGCAAACAATGAAACCAGGGTCCAATATTACAGTATTAACCAATGGACCCTTAACTAATTTGGCAAAGGTTGTTTCAATGACTAACATAAGCTCAAGAATTAAG GAGGTTTATGTAGTGGGAGGACACATCAGCAGGAATACAGAAGACAAAGGAAATGTTTTTTCAGTCCCTTCAAACCAATATGCAGAATTCAACATGTTCCTAGATCCTTTAGCGGCCAAAACAGTGTTTGAATCAGAAGTTAACATCACACTCATTCCATTGAGTATTCAGCGTAGAGTGAGTTTGTTTGCAACGTTTATAGGTAGGCTGCACGGGACAAGAAAAACACCAGAGGTTGCATTTTCCAAGCGTCTGTTGTCAAGCCTATACCATTTGAAGCAAATTCATGACAGATATCACCATATG GACACATTCCTAGGAGAAATTCTAGGTGCAGTAGTCTTGGCTGAAAAGGCTTCAAGCCTGAAGCCGAAATTTGAGGTGAAGCACATTAAAGTCTTAGCTAGTGGCATTGAATCAACTGACGGAAAAATGGTGGTGGATGAGAAAAATGGAAAGTTAGTCCGAATATTAAGCAATGTGGAGGAAAAGGCTTATTATAATTTGTATGCAAACAAGCTTGGTGATCAGTATCAGTCAGCTAAGGTAGGAAGCTTTGATGAACAAACAACAAAGTGGAGACATCCTCATGATGATGAGCCTAGTAAAGAAAAATGTGCTCAATTCCATGGCTATAATTAG
- the LOC11408463 gene encoding uncharacterized protein, with translation MLLRRVAAAVTVLLFIASVVEGKPQRIVVDTDVDTDDLFALLYLLKLNTSQFQLEAVTISANSWTSAGHAVNQIYDLLYMMGRDDVAVGIGGEGGILSNGTILPNVGGYLPIIEQGMTTIGGCRYRQAIPVGLGGRLDIDANYGIRKSFLPQGKRKYTPLEQPTAQQVLIEKVSAGPTTLFMMGAHTNVAIFLMNNPHLKKNVEHIYIMGGGVRSSNPTGCCPKNASSNCVPRQCGDHGNMFTDYNTNPYAEFNIFGDPFAAYQVIHSGIPVTLVPLDASNTIPITAQFFDAFEKSQDTHEAQYCFKSLKISRDTWFDNEFYSSYFMWDSFMTGVAVSIMSKPNNHKGDNEFAEMEYMNITVITSNKPYGISDGSNPLFNGLKVPKFNLEKGGVHSGHIQQGLRDPLCFVENGKGKCQDGYTKEEGGPGSVRVLVATKAKPNRDVGSSLDREYFIRFLDVLKQPRQAGRYNFTTQFPYYKEVTYKPNFQNKKLGKPVVFDMDMSAGDFLALFYLLKVPVQVIDLKAIIVSPTGWANAATIDIIYDILHMMGRDDIPVGLGDVFAMNQRDPIFGAVGGCKYVKAIPHGNGGYIDSDTLYGLARYLPRSPRRYTGENSVKFGAPRDTDHPELRQPLAMEVWESVLQTMKPGSNITVLTNGPLTNLANVVSVKNISSRIQEVFVVGGHISSNAEDKGNVFSVPSNQYAEFNMFLDPLAAKTVFESEVKITLIPLSTQRQVSSFATIIGRLEGTRKTSEVVFTKSLLSSLNRLKQTNNRYYHMDTFLGEILGAVVLADRSSSLNPKFEVKPIKVLASGIESTDGKIVVDEKHGKLVRILSNVEEKAYYNMYVNKLGDLYQSAKVGSFEEQMRNWSHPHDGKPNEEKVAQIHG, from the exons GCAGTGACCATCAGTGCAAATAGCTGGACTAGTGCAGGGCATGCTGTGAACCAAATTTATGACTTGCTGTACATGATGGGGAGAGATGATGTTGCTGTTGGAATTGGTGGTGAGGGTGGAATACTGTCAAATGGTACCATACTCCCAAATGTTGGTGGATATCTACCAATTATAGAACAG GGAATGACAACAATAGGAGGCTGCAGATACAGGCAGGCCATTCCCGTAGGACTTGGAGGACGCTTAGATATTGATGCAAATTATGGTATCAGGAAATCTTTCCTCCCACAG GGAAAAAGGAAATATACACCACTAGAGCAACCAACTGCTCAACAAGTGTTGATTGAAAAAGTGTCTGCAGGTCCCACAACTTTGTTTATGATGGGAGCTCATACAAATGTTGCAATTTTCCTAATGAATAATCCACACCTTAAGAAAAATGTggaacatatttatataatgggTGGAGGTGTAAGGTCAAGCAACCCTACTGGTTGTTGCCCAAAAAATGCTTCATCTAACTGTGTGCCTCGACAGTGTGGTGACCATGGAAATATGTTTACAGATTATAATACTAACCCTTATGCAGAATTCAATATCTTTGGAGACCCTTTTGCAGCTTACCAG GTGATTCATTCTGGAATTCCAGTCACCCTAGTTCCTCTTGATGCATCAAACACAATCCCCATCACTGCACAATTCTTTGATGCATTTGAAAAGAGTCAAGACACACATGAAGCACAATACTGTTTCAAATCCTTGAAAATATCTCGTGATACTTGGTTCGACAACGAATTCTATTCG AGTTATTTTATGTGGGACTCTTTTATGACTGGTGTGGCTGTCTCCATCATGAGTAAACCCAATAATCACAAAGGAGATAATGAATTTGCAGAAATGGAGTATATGAACATAACTGTAATTACTTCTAATAAACCATATGGAATATCTGATGGTTCCAATCCATTATTTAATGGCCTAAAAGTTCCCAAGTTCAATCTTGAAAAAGGTGGTGTCCATAGTGGTCATATTCAACAAGGACTCAGAGATCCTCTTTGCTTCGTCGAGAATGGCAAAGGAAAATGTCAG GATGGTTACACAAAAGAGGAAGGTGGTCCAGGCTCTGTGAGGGTACTTGTTGCTACAAAAGCAAAGCCTAACCGAGATGTTGGGAGTTCACTTGACAGGGAATATTTCATAAGAtttttagat GTTCTAAAGCAACCACGACAAGCAGGGAGATACAACTTCACTACTCAGTTTCCCTACTACAAAGAAGTAACTTACAAGCcaaactttcaaaataaaaaattgggaaAACCTGTTGTTTTTGACATGGACATGAGTGCAGGAGATTTTCTAGCTCTATTTTACCTCCTTAAAGTGCCTGTTCAAGTAATCGACCTTAAG GCAATCATTGTGAGTCCTACTGGATGGGCAAATGCAGCAACAATAGACATAATTTATGACATACTTCACATGATGGGTCGTGATGATATACCAGTTGGTCTAGGAGATGTTTTCGCAATGAATCAGAGAGATCCAATATTCGGAGCCGTTGGAGGCTGCAAGTATGTTAAAGCCATTCCTCATGGGAATGGAGGTTACATAGATTCCGATACTCTTTATGGTCTTGCTCGTTATCTGCCACGAAGCCCAAGAAG GTATACAGGAGAAAACTCTGTGAAGTTTGGAGCCCCACGGGATACGGATCACCCAGAACTTAGACAACCACTAGCTATGGAAGTTTGGGAGTCTGTATTGCAAACAATGAAACCAGGGTCCAATATTACTGTACTAACCAACGGACCCTTGACTAATTTGGCAAACGTTGTTTCAGTGAAAAATATAAGCTCTAGAATTCAG GAAGTTTTTGTAGTGGGGGGGCACATCAGCAGTAATGCAGAAGACAAAGGAAATGTGTTTTCAGTTCCTTCTAACCAATATGCAGAATTCAACATGTTCCTAGATCCTTTAGCCGCCAAAACAGTGTTCGAATCAGAAGTTAAGATCACACTCATTCCATTGAGCACTCAGCGCCAAGTGAGTTCATTTGCAACTATTATAGGTAGATTAGAAGGGACAAGAAAAACATCAGAGGTTGTGTTTACCAAGAGTCTATTGTCAAGCCTAAACCGTTTGAAGCAAACCAATAACAGATATTACCATATG GACACGTTCCTGGGAGAAATTCTAGGTGCAGTAGTCTTGGCTGATAGGTCTTCAAGTTTGAATCCGAAATTTGAGGTGAAGCCTATTAAAGTCTTAGCTAGTGGCATTGAATCCACTGATGGAAAAATAGTGGTAGATGAGAAACATGGAAAGTTAGTCAGAATATTAAGCAATGTGGAGGAAAAGGCGTATTATAATATGTACGTAAACAAGCTTGGCGATCTGTATCAGTCAGCCAAGGTAGGAAGCTTTGAAGAACAGATGAGGAATTGGAGTCATCCTCACGATGGTAAGCCTAACGAAGAAAAAGTTGCTCAAATCCATGGTTAA